The window ataaacttaattaaatattaaatttgtgcaatgaaataatttataataaatcactgTTAAACTTGAAAAGTATGTTGTTattcagtaacaaataaatattataataaacctaatacaataatatatacatatttgtatatcaaatttatacctaatacaaatttatatcattaatgataaattgcTAAATCTTTTAATTCCTGTTGTTacctgtttattattataaattattttgatagttgttattattataattattactggggacaggtaaaaattacttttattaaaaatgaaggaaattaaagagagtatatatttcaaatacaaaaataaagtgtGCAGTCATCCTTTACATTGAGTATGAAAATATAGTAGTAGAAATACCTTAACTATAgccattattttcataatatattttttcttatatcttttgTTGAAAACCAAATGTAAGGTTAATGTCCatatatatgatagtaatttgCTGTGGAAATGGGTAGGCCATTTAACCAGATGGAAGATGGTTGGCTCCCAAGATAATATGTATGTTTCCGGAcccatacatacatatatatatatatatatatatacatgtgtgctTTTCTGTAGTTCTTGCTACAGAACTAAGAGATGCAAATTGATACAGCCACAAATTCAACAAAGTTGAACAAGATTTGTGGTAATTTCCGAGCCAATCAATTTACTGAAACCTGTGCACATGGCAGTTATTGTAGCTGGGAATTATTGTTGCCATTTAAGTTATAAAAGAGGGTATGTGCAAATGATTCCTGACATATAGCCAGTTAGGTTAGTAAAAACAGCAATTATAATATATCGAAAACTGACAAATAAGTCATGGAAATATGTTTTCTTTGTCGATTAACATCATTGCTTGAACTTAATGAGATTGTTCATTGCGAATTTGAATTCAGTCATATGATGGAAGAAGGGTTTAAAACCAACTCTCTACTAcatcattattaatgtaaaaaaaattaataaatatttattataatacttgttagaatatatattaaacaaacatgtttatgtaaatttaattcaaaagtataacagtaaaaaaacacAGGAtgtaaaaaaggattaatttttttaaatttatactgtattgTTGTTTGTTATACTTTGTTTACGATTCTTTTGTTTCTTGCCTTTacctttgttttttcctttttttttttgttttttaacttttttcaatatatcttctGGTTTTGAACCGATGTTTCGTAATGGTGTCTCGCATATATAATGTTTACTTTCTAAACAACTCGCCGATTTCCACCTGTATAGTACCATTGGATCCATCGCTATGCAGTGCCATTCGTTGTTtccattttttcttgattttcggGTGAAACCTTGATATTTCAGCCGTTTACCGGTTTCTCCCCAGACCCAACATTTTTGTTCCCAGTCCCAGATTCCTCCAATCCATCTCTCCAGTCGTGCtgaaatcaattattttacatattaaaattaataattataaatagactagttaacttattaatttgtctcataaaaatgtatgtttcttTAATCTCTTGGGTTTTAATTTACAATGGACATTTAAATTCCagatcattaatttattactcttatttgaagcaaaaataaaaacaaggaaatatattaataaatttatagttacaGTGGTCACTAACAGTTGTGgatgtatgaaataattatttttattaatctgtgaCTTTGAAAAGACAGTCAGATATCGATGAATGTTATAATTGAAATAAGATGTAAGTTATTTGTATTgacttatgtaatataattacaatatatataaaatctatttccaTGGAATAAAGgagctatttgaaaaaaaattaatctagtgtaaaaataaatgcataaatgcacgagtaataatgaaaataatttcgaAAGATTCTTATACTTAGCAATCTGGAATAATGTTTCTTGTAGTCGTTTACGTTTTTGCCATACTAACAGAGTATTGGCATACATTTGCCCATATTA of the Lycorma delicatula isolate Av1 chromosome 10, ASM4794821v1, whole genome shotgun sequence genome contains:
- the LOC142331494 gene encoding galactose-specific lectin nattectin-like, whose amino-acid sequence is MNQGLRKKYLKTMDMLGINTVVLLLMVNNLKLTASQGTRVDGMDKRRYECPARFVRVGNSCYYLSANMASWRDAHFACADMASQLATLERKWEDRNMRSLLKKPEAARLERWIGGIWDWEQKCWVWGETGKRLKYQGFTRKSRKNGNNEWHCIAMDPMVLYRWKSASCLESKHYICETPLRNIGSKPEDILKKVKKQKKKGKNKGKGKKQKNRKQSITNNNTV